GCAAAAAGAGTTTGTTGGCCGATATGTCGTCTGGCTTGATGGTTAGCCAGCTGGCGGGGCACGCCGCCAttccgggttcgattcccggggCCGCCAGTGTATCCCATTGATAAGGGATTTGCGACATGCAAATGTTCTGGTAGAGCAGAGCCTCCTGGGGACGCCCAGTGACGCCGAGCGGGGTCACCCCACTGGGGATGCCCACAGGGGCCCCCACCCGCTGATGCGGCCGCCACAACACTTGctttttgtaataaaataaataagttggGTGAACCAGGTAGTTGTTGATAgtgccatttattattttttggttattttgtgaGTGTTACATCATCCGAAACGGTAATTGGTGTACTCGGGCCAAAAAGTTCTTCGGATCGTTCAGAAGTTTTGTCTTTCATTGTAACGTCCTTGCTTGGTGATGCCAAGAGTTGGCTTTCGGCGTCCGTAGTTGAAGTGGCcggaattgtaatttttagcAGTGGAATCTGTGGGGTCAGTGATGACGTTTGCTGTCCTGGGCTGAATGCAGTTCGTTTACCAGGGATGAATGATGGTGGACGTTGGAGAGCCGCTTTTTGGCGGTCCAATTCGGCCTGTTGTAGGTTGATATTCGCCATGGTAGCCAGTCGGCGCTCCTCTTGAGCGATGAAGCTGCCAGCTTCCCGTGCTTCAGCCCGGGCCAATATTTGTCTGCTTTTTTCTTGCTCCAGTTGTTGCAGTTCGTCTCGTTGGGCGGCTGAGAGATAAGCCATCGGAATGGATGGTGGAGGTCTGGCTCCATATGGAGCTCCCCGGCGTCTCATGGGTTGATGTCGGGTTGTATATCCAGATCCGGAGGGCCCGGATTGGGTAGGATCATATCCGCCCCGGAGGTTGCAGAGTGGATACGCTCCTGCTGGGAGAATCCGGGAGAGTCTCTCGCGGATGCCGTTCCGATCTCCGGCTAGGAGCGAGGCAGTGAAGCAGTCTTTTACAATGGCCTCTGCTCTGATGATGTTTTCGTTCGTGTGGGCCATCCTGGGTTCTTTCTCTACAGGAGAGGggtgttttattaaaaacaattaatattagTTTTATGGTACAGAGTacacaatatttttatcaaaaaaatatgtaaaggaTTTATCAACTGGGGGCGTATTGCCAAGCCAGGAAAGAGTAAAAAATCGACTGGGAGTGTACAAGACACAGGCCAGGAAtgtaacacagaaaaaaatgggtttgtGTTATCGACCTACAGAATGAGGTTTTTCCAGAAGTAAAGAGAAGGTAAGTGACGGCGTTGTCTCGGATTGCAGACGGGCCGGGAGCGACGTCAATTGTAGAAAGGGCTCCTTCGATTGGTGTGGCTCTATCTCGGCTGGAAAGATGGTCCTAGCAGGAGGTAGATCCAGGCTGCTGGTGCTGCGATGTCCAGTTGTGGCTAAGGCGTCGGGCGGTAATTCAAGTGAAGGAAGAGAAGTTGGGTAGAGTGGCGAAATTCCGCAAACCAAGTGCCGGCTATGGAGGGCCAGACACGACGCGAGCAGAAACACCTGTTTTGGatacattttaacaaaaaaattaaacaaaaaagtttggtaTACCAAAAGAGGCGGAGGATACTTagactattccggaacgagcttgttcttggctctcttgtagtcgaatgatgtagGAACGATAAACGTCGGGGGTTTATATACCCAGATTCGCAGCGGTGGCGTTTAAAGTTCAGGGGGTAAGGAATTCCCCGTAGGTTGGGTAGACAATAgtgtcaattaataaatcgcGGGCGTTCGAGGATTGTTCTCGAACCTTCCAGAACGTTCTAGAATCTTCTAGAACATTCCGTATTGGATTCATGTGGTGGTTGCACTAATCCAAGATATGTCGTCcatattttatatgtttttttgaaaggttttatgttttttataaaatcagtaaaagccGTGAAATTACGGCGTGTCCCATGGATACATTTTCGGCTTAAAACTgtgagctttttattttggctgtatCGTCTGGTCTAAAAAGGTCCGGTTAAGCGGGCCGAGTACTGGGCGCAAGAGTAGCCGTTCTCGCCGAACCCGTCATTCCCTGATCCCCCCGGGCTCTTAGGCTATCCCGGGCGGTCGTAATGTCCGCGAGGGAGTTCAGTTTTCTCCGCTTTCCCTACTGGTTTGCTGCCGGTGGCCAATTGTCGACCGTCGGATAGTTAAAAAGTgccgtttttgtattttgtgttgctgaaaaatattttccaagctttgccaggatcgattttgaagaattttgctTGATTCGTTACTGCAGGTTTGATCTGGTCGTTTTCCGAGCTCTGCCAGGATTGTTTTTGGAGGTTTTTACCGATTCGTTACCTACGTTTATGCGGTATTCcccgtattttgaaatttgtattggttatactcgaagtccaatatagtaactaataaaaaatgtattggtcGACATGTCaattagctcagttggtagagcgctgaactcgtgttcagaacgtccgggttcaattcccggtggatccaattccagATCCTCCCGAAAAGAGGtcgattattgcaggtttcatttttcaagctttgccagaatcgatttttacattggttataccagaagtccaatatagtgactaacacaaagattgttggctgatatgtcaagtagctcagttggaagagcgctgaactcgcgttcagaacgtccgggttcaattcccggtggatccaattccaggttatcccgaaaagaggtcgattattgcaggtttcatttttcaagctttgccagaatcgattttgcaatttacattggttataccagaagtccaatatagtgactaacacaaagtttgttggctgatatgtcaagtagctcagttggaagagcgctgaactcgtgttcagaacgtccgggttcaaatcccggtggatccaattcaagattatcctgaaaaaaagatcgattttggtttttttagaccgcctgttaggttaggtaggccagttttaAGATTATATGTGGAATACTAATCTTTTCTGTTTGCGTCCGAGGTCGTAACATTTTATTCCGGCAgagccggtattctgtgatatttttcctagatCTGGGAATGTTGAGACCGCCTGtcaggttaggtaggccagtttaaagattatatgtgaaataataatcgtttctatttgcgtccgaggtcgtagaattttattccggcggagccggtattctgtgatatttttacCTAGATCCGGGAATTTTTAGACCGCCTGTCgggttaggtaggccagtttaaagatgatatgtgaaataataatcgtttttatttgtgtccgAGGTCGTAggattttattccggcggagccggtattctgtgatatttttcctagatCCAGGAATGTTTAGACCGCCTGtcaggttaggtaggccagtttaaagattaTATGTAATGACCCTTAGTAGTCGTTTCGATTTGTTTCGGTGGTCATATAATTTATTCCGGTGCAACTGGCATGTGTACAAGCACGTACGTTTATATGGTATTCCCGTATTTTGAAGTTTACCTTGGTTATACccgaagtccaatatagtgactaacaaaaagtttatttgttgatatgtcaagtagctcagttggtagagcgctgaactcgtgttcagaacgtccgggttcgaatcccggTGCGTCCAATTCCGGATTACCATGGAACCAGGTGGGCAATTCCCAATTGATGtccaagaaatgtttttatcccaGAAACAAATGTGTTTAAGGCTCAGAGTGCCCAGAGTCCAACATAGGGGTCACAAATATGTTAGCTGGTTGATATGTCACTTAGCACAATGGTAGTGCACTGGAATAGTATCCAGAAGAgccgggttcgaatctcggagACACCGCTTAAATGGTGGGTGACATAGGCGATTCTGCCAAAAAAGTCTAAGGCTAATGAGTAGTAGCCACCGTGTGTGTCCCCAGGGGCGCGAACCATGTAAAAGTGGGGAGCCGCTACCGCCACTGGGGCATATGCTGTGATCAAACGCTCATGGACGGCCCGAAGTCGAGCTGAGAGGATCTTGGTGCCCGTTGTAGCGGACGGCATTGGTTCCTTAAAGTTACGGCGGGTGCACGACTCTAAACTGTGGGACCTTACGGACCCGAGCCACAATCACGGCGTGGATATTCCCTCCCCTGGCAGACGTCCACGAGAGTGTTCTAAGGCGAAAAGCCGCGtctgtttttatatatatgttcATTAATTATGTGGTTCATAATATGAGTATCAGAGCCGTGCATCTGTAGTGTGTTCATATGGCTCCTCTGGAACGTCTCCAGCAGGCACACGGGAGGCctgggttcgattcccggcgGCCCATGCTGAAGCCTTCTCTCGACATCCTTGTGGTGTcgatgaggaaaaaagattccTTCGATGGAAGTGGCTGATAGCTGCTAACTGTGTGGTCCTGGGTGTTGCCGAGGGCAATATGGCTAGTTGGGTAGAGTGGCGAAATTCCGCAAACCAAGTGCCGGCTATGGGGGGCCAGACACGACGCGAGCAGAAACACCTGTTTTGGatacattttaacaaaaaaattaaacaaaaaagtttggtaTACCAAAAGAGGCGGAGGATACTTagactattccggaacgagcttgttcttggctctcttgtagtcgaatgatgtagGAACGATAAACGTCGGGGGTTTATATACCCAGATTCGCAGCGGTGGCGTTTAAAGTTCAGGGGGTAAGGAATTCCCCGTAGGTTGGGTAGACAATAgtgtcaattaataaatcgcGGGCGTTCGAGGATTGTTCTCGAACCTTCCAGAACGTTCTAGAATCTTCTAGAACATTCCGTATTGGATTCATGTGGTGGTTGCACTAATCCAAGATATGTCGTCcatattttatatgtttttttgaaaggttttatgttttttataaaatcagtaaaagccGTGAAATTACGGCGTGTCCCATGGATACATTTTCGGCTTAAAACTgtgagctttttattttggctgtatCGTCTGGTCTAAAAAGGTCCGGTTAAGCGGGCCGAGTACTGGGCGCAAGAGTAGCCGTTCTCGCCGAACCCGTCATTCCCTGATCCCCCCGGGCTCTTAGGCTATCCCGGGCGGTCGTAATGTCCGCGAGGGAGTTCAGTTTTCTCCGCTTTCCCTACTGGTTTGCTGCCGGTGGCCAATTGTCGACCGTCGGATAGTTAAAAAGTgccgtttttgtattttgtgttgctgaaaaatattttccaagctttgccaggatcgattttgaagaattttgctTGATTCGTTACTGCAGGTTTGATCTGGTCGTTTTCCGAGCTCTGCCAGGATTGTTTTTGGAGGTTTTTACCGATTCGTTACCTACGTTTATGCGGTATTCcccgtattttgaaatttgtattggttatactcgaagtccaatatagtaactaataaaaaatgtattggtcGACATGTCaattagctcagttggtagagcgctgaactcgtgttcagaacgtccgggttcaattcccggtggatccaattccagATCCTCCCGAAAAGAGGtcgattattgcaggtttcatttttcaagctttgccagaatcgatttttacattggttataccagaagtccaatatagtgactaacacaaagattgttggctgatatgtcaagtagctcagttggaagagcgctgaactcgcgttcagaacgtccgggttcaattcccggtggatccaattccaggttatcccgaaaagaggtcgattattgcaggtttcatttttcaagctttgccagaatcgattttgcaatttacattggttataccagaagtccaatatagtgactaacacaaagtttgttggctgatatgtcaagtagctcagttggaagagcgctgaactcgtgttcagaacgtccgggttcaaatcccggtggatccaattcaagattatcctgaaaaaaagatcgattttggtttttttagaccgcctgttaggttaggtaggccagttttaAGATTATATGTGGAATACTAATCTTTTCTGTTTGCGTCCGAGGTCGTAACATTTTATTCCGGCAgagccggtattctgtgatatttttcctagatCTGGGAATGTTGAGACCGCCTGtcaggttaggtaggccagtttaaagattatatgtgaaataataatcgtttctatttgcgtccgaggtcgtagaattttattccggcggagccggtattctgtgatattttt
This window of the Daphnia pulex isolate KAP4 chromosome 5, ASM2113471v1 genome carries:
- the LOC124194052 gene encoding uncharacterized protein LOC124194052; amino-acid sequence: MAHTNENIIRAEAIVKDCFTASLLAGDRNGIRERLSRILPAGAYPLCNLRGGYDPTQSGPSGSGYTTRHQPMRRRGAPYGARPPPSIPMAYLSAAQRDELQQLEQEKSRQILARAEAREAGSFIAQEERRLATMANINLQQAELDRQKAALQRPPSFIPGKRTAFSPGQQTSSLTPQIPLLKITIPATSTTDAESQLLASPSKDVTMKDKTSERSEELFGPSTPITVSDDVTLTK